The following coding sequences lie in one Myxococcus xanthus genomic window:
- a CDS encoding SOS response-associated peptidase, whose protein sequence is MCGRVTVRTSPEQIVTGLGLAGIRTAVERPRFNLCPTQLMPVVTNDGARMLDAFRWGLVPSWAKDPAIGNKLINARGETVAEKPSFRSALKRRRCLVVVDGWYEWKQSTKPKTPYHFHRKDGQLLTLAGLWEEWTAPDTGEVLNTCTIITTGPNALMAPIHDRMPVILEPEAQEVWLRPEPQDSSVLLPLLVPFAEESLDAYEVSRVVNSPANDTPACVERVAA, encoded by the coding sequence ATGTGTGGCCGTGTCACCGTTCGAACCTCTCCTGAGCAGATTGTCACCGGGCTGGGCCTCGCGGGCATCCGTACCGCCGTGGAACGGCCGCGCTTCAATCTCTGTCCCACGCAGTTGATGCCCGTGGTGACTAATGATGGCGCGCGGATGCTGGATGCCTTCCGATGGGGGCTCGTCCCGTCGTGGGCGAAGGACCCCGCCATTGGCAACAAGCTCATCAACGCCCGAGGCGAAACGGTGGCGGAGAAGCCCAGCTTCCGCTCCGCGCTCAAGCGGCGCCGGTGCCTCGTCGTGGTGGATGGCTGGTACGAGTGGAAGCAGTCCACGAAGCCGAAAACGCCGTACCACTTCCACCGCAAGGACGGGCAGCTCCTGACGCTCGCGGGGCTGTGGGAGGAGTGGACCGCGCCTGACACGGGCGAGGTGCTCAACACCTGCACCATCATCACCACCGGGCCCAACGCGCTGATGGCGCCCATCCACGACCGGATGCCCGTCATCCTCGAACCGGAGGCCCAGGAGGTGTGGCTGCGTCCGGAGCCGCAGGATTCCTCGGTGCTGCTCCCGCTGCTGGTGCCCTTCGCCGAGGAGTCACTGGACGCCTACGAGGTGTCGCGCGTGGTGAACTCCCCCGCGAACGACACCCCGGCATGCGTGGAGCGCGTGGCCGCCTGA
- a CDS encoding chemotaxis protein CheW: MAVQEPEARQSYLVFACGSSWYAVPAESAAEVVTFPELTRVPGAPAHLLGVFAHRGEVIPVVDMGLLVGGVSQGSRRAVLVRLSRGTLALTASTVAGVSPVTGTLEPLGPTGVHVHLRGPAKSGPRDVAVIDPEGLFDHLSQGT; the protein is encoded by the coding sequence ATGGCCGTCCAAGAGCCGGAAGCGCGTCAGTCCTATCTCGTCTTCGCCTGTGGCAGTAGCTGGTATGCGGTACCCGCGGAGAGCGCGGCGGAGGTCGTGACCTTCCCCGAGCTCACGCGGGTGCCCGGCGCTCCAGCCCACCTGCTGGGCGTGTTCGCACACCGGGGAGAAGTCATCCCCGTCGTGGACATGGGCCTGCTGGTGGGCGGCGTCAGTCAGGGTTCCCGAAGGGCGGTGCTGGTGCGCCTGTCGCGTGGGACCCTGGCCCTCACGGCCAGTACGGTGGCCGGCGTCTCCCCGGTGACGGGCACGCTGGAGCCCCTGGGCCCCACGGGCGTCCACGTCCACCTGCGCGGCCCCGCCAAGAGCGGCCCCCGGGACGTGGCCGTCATCGACCCGGAAGGGCTCTTCGACCACCTCAGTCAGGGGACCTGA
- a CDS encoding AzlC family ABC transporter permease translates to MGHVDRSLVRDVAAIAAASGVIGASFGAIAVASGLSVWVASAMSLLVFAGGSQFMAVGVVAGGGSPVAAVIAGLLLNARHLPFGLAISDVLGKRWPVRLMGTHLMVDESVAFALAQPTPERRKAAYWLCGGALFIAWNVGVIIGALAGAALGNPEAMGLDAAFPAGLLALLLPALTAPSKPPHVEPGAAEDGAETARAHEARAAAARARWVAGGAALIALATTPFLPTGVPVLLSLLALGLVLR, encoded by the coding sequence ATGGGGCATGTGGATCGAAGTCTGGTTCGGGATGTCGCGGCGATTGCCGCCGCCTCTGGCGTCATCGGGGCTTCGTTCGGCGCCATCGCGGTGGCGTCGGGATTGTCGGTGTGGGTCGCGTCGGCCATGTCCCTGCTCGTTTTCGCGGGCGGCTCGCAGTTCATGGCCGTGGGGGTGGTGGCGGGCGGTGGCAGCCCCGTGGCCGCGGTCATCGCGGGGCTGCTGCTCAACGCGAGGCACCTGCCGTTCGGCCTGGCGATTTCGGACGTGCTGGGAAAGCGCTGGCCCGTGCGGCTGATGGGCACGCACCTGATGGTGGACGAGTCCGTAGCGTTCGCCCTCGCGCAGCCCACGCCGGAGCGCCGGAAGGCGGCGTACTGGCTGTGCGGTGGGGCGCTGTTCATCGCCTGGAACGTGGGCGTCATCATCGGCGCCCTGGCGGGAGCGGCGCTGGGCAACCCGGAGGCGATGGGACTCGATGCCGCGTTTCCCGCCGGATTGCTGGCGCTGCTGCTGCCGGCTCTGACGGCTCCATCCAAACCTCCGCACGTCGAGCCCGGTGCCGCGGAGGATGGGGCTGAGACAGCACGCGCCCACGAAGCCCGCGCGGCGGCTGCCCGGGCGCGCTGGGTGGCGGGGGGCGCGGCGCTCATCGCGCTCGCCACCACGCCGTTCCTCCCCACGGGGGTGCCCGTGCTGCTCTCGCTGCTGGCGCTCGGGCTGGTGCTGCGATGA
- a CDS encoding OmpA family protein, producing the protein MKLKALCITVSLLTLPGVAAAQGGFGALTKAAGDAGKSAVEKRVNTKLMDEGRQNQCSFKTGTAQLDAGCDAKLKKLTNALVDAKKQLVAAGVKSYKFEVSGHTDSTGDAAKNKKLSEQRAETIVKELIARGIPRSEIVAVGYGSEKPLVKPDDTAAKKAKNRRYELQVRL; encoded by the coding sequence ATGAAGCTCAAGGCCCTGTGCATCACCGTGTCGCTACTCACCCTTCCCGGCGTGGCCGCCGCGCAGGGCGGGTTCGGCGCCCTCACCAAGGCGGCGGGCGATGCCGGCAAGTCCGCCGTGGAGAAGCGCGTCAACACCAAGCTGATGGACGAGGGCCGGCAGAACCAGTGCAGCTTCAAGACAGGCACCGCTCAGCTCGATGCCGGCTGCGACGCCAAGCTCAAGAAGCTGACCAACGCGCTCGTCGACGCCAAGAAGCAGCTCGTCGCCGCCGGCGTGAAGTCCTACAAGTTCGAGGTCTCCGGCCACACCGACTCCACCGGTGACGCGGCCAAGAACAAGAAGCTCAGCGAGCAGCGCGCGGAGACCATCGTCAAGGAGCTCATCGCGCGCGGCATCCCCCGGAGCGAAATCGTCGCGGTGGGCTACGGCTCCGAGAAGCCGCTGGTGAAGCCCGACGACACCGCCGCCAAGAAGGCGAAGAACCGCCGCTACGAACTCCAGGTCCGGCTGTAG
- a CDS encoding DoxX family protein, which translates to MVGKSAVGLTLIRVVFGLSLALGHGLPKLTGDMSRFAAGVAQLGFPFPTFFAWCATLAELVGGLLVAVGLFTRPAAAMAGFTMVVALYRHRADPFGRMEMALLYLAVMAGTALIGAGPWSLDAKVRRRG; encoded by the coding sequence ATGGTGGGTAAGTCCGCGGTGGGTTTGACGCTGATCCGCGTGGTGTTCGGTCTCTCGCTAGCGCTGGGGCACGGCCTGCCCAAGCTCACTGGCGACATGAGTAGATTCGCGGCGGGCGTGGCGCAGCTCGGCTTCCCGTTCCCGACCTTCTTCGCCTGGTGCGCCACGCTGGCGGAGCTCGTGGGCGGGCTGCTGGTGGCCGTGGGCCTCTTCACGCGCCCGGCGGCGGCGATGGCGGGCTTCACCATGGTGGTGGCGCTCTATCGGCACCGCGCGGACCCCTTCGGCCGCATGGAAATGGCGCTGCTCTACCTCGCCGTCATGGCCGGAACCGCGCTCATCGGCGCGGGGCCGTGGAGCCTCGACGCGAAGGTCCGCCGTCGCGGCTGA
- a CDS encoding Hsp70 family protein — protein sequence MSTGSILGIDFGTTNTAAAFFDKAGKLRVVPVTDKSVTLPSVVWFHAADKAIVGHAARRQIIDDPRHTVFGAKRFLGRRFQSEYVTQHKDKYAFGLVEAEDGYTAVTMYGKQTSLTDVAHLIIKQILTLANHAAGTPFRECVLTVPAHASSRQRAAVRHAAEQAGLQVRAIVNEPTAAALYYANLRNPEQTVMVFDLGGGTFDATLLAVQNKVVKVLATGGDAFLGGANFDERIVEMLVDDFQQKHGIDLRGNKVVMQRLVFAAESAKMSLSQRDATVLRVPCIAQKDGGFIDFDYTLTRKRLEEMVFQLIERTASACDDVLERAKLKPDQVDELVLVGGQTRMPAIRQRFSHFKRLSSDKEVNPELGVAVGAAILGRNLARGITGLADVVPMPISIMVPGGAQHEVIPANTPVPATKSVTLELPMIPGPLSIALFEALDTTTVDRELLGTVRVELDWRTTHKGPTTLELRMGQDFILSAALVSPQGARHPLVISDMRAPKRSA from the coding sequence ATGAGTACGGGCTCCATCCTCGGCATCGACTTCGGGACCACCAACACCGCCGCGGCCTTCTTCGACAAGGCCGGCAAGCTTCGCGTCGTTCCGGTGACGGACAAGAGCGTCACGCTGCCTTCCGTCGTCTGGTTCCACGCGGCGGACAAGGCCATCGTCGGCCACGCGGCGCGCCGGCAGATCATCGACGACCCTCGCCACACCGTCTTCGGCGCCAAGCGCTTCCTGGGCCGCCGCTTCCAGTCCGAGTACGTCACCCAGCACAAGGACAAGTACGCCTTCGGGCTCGTGGAGGCCGAGGACGGCTACACGGCCGTGACGATGTACGGGAAGCAGACGTCGCTGACCGACGTGGCGCACCTCATCATCAAGCAGATTCTCACGTTGGCGAACCACGCCGCCGGCACGCCCTTCCGCGAGTGCGTGCTCACCGTGCCCGCGCACGCCAGCAGCCGCCAGCGCGCGGCGGTCCGCCACGCCGCGGAGCAGGCCGGGCTCCAGGTCCGCGCCATCGTCAACGAGCCCACCGCCGCCGCGCTCTACTACGCCAACCTGCGCAACCCCGAACAGACGGTGATGGTGTTCGACCTGGGCGGCGGCACCTTCGACGCCACCCTGCTCGCGGTACAGAACAAGGTGGTGAAGGTGCTGGCCACCGGCGGTGACGCCTTCCTGGGCGGCGCCAACTTCGATGAGCGCATCGTGGAGATGCTGGTGGACGACTTCCAGCAGAAGCACGGCATCGACCTGCGCGGGAACAAGGTGGTGATGCAGCGGCTCGTCTTCGCCGCCGAGTCCGCGAAGATGTCGCTGAGCCAGCGCGATGCCACGGTGCTCCGCGTGCCGTGCATCGCGCAGAAGGACGGCGGCTTCATCGACTTCGACTACACGCTCACCCGCAAGCGCCTGGAGGAGATGGTCTTCCAGCTCATCGAGCGAACCGCGTCCGCCTGCGACGACGTGCTGGAGCGCGCGAAGCTGAAGCCCGACCAGGTTGACGAACTGGTCCTCGTCGGCGGCCAGACGCGCATGCCCGCCATCCGCCAACGCTTCTCCCACTTCAAGCGCCTGTCCTCCGACAAGGAGGTCAACCCGGAGCTCGGCGTCGCGGTGGGCGCGGCCATCCTCGGCCGGAACCTGGCGCGCGGCATCACCGGCCTGGCGGACGTGGTGCCCATGCCCATCAGCATCATGGTCCCTGGCGGCGCGCAGCACGAGGTCATCCCCGCAAACACCCCCGTGCCCGCGACGAAGTCCGTGACGCTGGAGCTGCCGATGATTCCCGGCCCGCTCTCCATCGCCCTGTTCGAGGCGCTGGACACCACCACCGTGGACCGCGAGCTGCTGGGCACCGTCCGCGTCGAGCTGGACTGGCGCACCACCCACAAGGGCCCCACCACGCTGGAGCTCCGCATGGGCCAGGACTTCATCCTCAGCGCCGCACTCGTCTCGCCTCAGGGCGCCCGGCATCCTCTGGTCATCAGCGACATGCGCGCGCCCAAGCGCTCCGCTTGA
- a CDS encoding sigma-54-dependent transcriptional regulator: protein MPASVLIVDDEKNILLTLSQSLQLAGYQTHLANSGQVALDVVSARPVDAVLMDVKMPDMDGLTALAKLTELKPELPVIMMSGHGTIDTAVKATQLGARDFLEKPIARERLLVALRNVLKHQAAMAELQELRAQLGRYDMVGGGPAMQRIFSLIQRTAPSEGRVLITGENGTGKELIARALHQHSKRKGQPFVKLNCAAVPHELIESELFGHEKGAFTGAVSVRRGKFELAHEGTLFLDEIGDMPPAMQAKLLRVLQEGELERVGGAETHKVDVRVVAATNKNLEAEIAAGRFREDLYYRINVVQIHSPPLRERREDLPDLIKTFLDEACAKNGRRPLTLSPDALAVMSAYDYPGNVRELRNLVERLAILCEGPVVTRTDALELLPRGRNVPPPSPVETPASPLPPPSPETAVALASSAPAPAIATPVTTEPPAPVGFRPRADRTFREQVEDAEREIIQYVLAHTHDNVTEAARLLDLERGHFYKKMKALGLRRGQSES from the coding sequence ATGCCCGCCTCTGTCCTCATCGTCGATGACGAGAAGAACATCCTCCTCACCCTGAGCCAGTCGCTCCAACTGGCGGGGTATCAGACGCACCTGGCCAACAGCGGGCAAGTAGCCCTGGATGTCGTCAGCGCCCGTCCCGTGGACGCGGTGCTGATGGACGTGAAGATGCCGGACATGGACGGCCTCACAGCCCTGGCGAAGCTGACCGAGCTGAAGCCGGAGCTGCCCGTCATCATGATGTCCGGGCACGGCACCATCGACACCGCGGTGAAGGCGACCCAGCTGGGAGCCAGGGATTTCCTGGAAAAGCCAATCGCCCGGGAACGACTGCTGGTGGCGCTGCGCAACGTGCTCAAGCACCAGGCCGCCATGGCGGAGCTCCAGGAGCTGCGGGCACAGCTGGGCCGATACGACATGGTCGGCGGCGGACCGGCCATGCAGCGCATCTTCTCGCTCATCCAGCGCACGGCGCCGTCCGAGGGCCGGGTGCTGATTACGGGTGAGAACGGCACGGGCAAGGAGCTCATCGCGCGGGCGCTGCACCAGCATTCGAAGCGCAAGGGGCAGCCCTTCGTGAAGCTCAACTGCGCCGCGGTGCCGCACGAGCTCATCGAAAGCGAGCTGTTCGGCCACGAGAAGGGCGCCTTCACCGGCGCGGTGAGCGTGCGGCGGGGCAAGTTCGAGCTGGCCCACGAGGGCACGCTCTTCCTGGACGAGATTGGCGACATGCCGCCGGCGATGCAGGCCAAGCTGCTGCGCGTGTTGCAGGAAGGCGAACTGGAGCGCGTGGGCGGCGCGGAGACACACAAGGTGGACGTGCGCGTCGTCGCGGCGACGAACAAGAACCTGGAGGCGGAGATTGCCGCCGGGCGCTTCCGCGAGGACCTCTACTACCGCATCAACGTGGTGCAGATTCATTCACCTCCGCTGCGCGAGCGTCGCGAAGACTTGCCGGACCTCATCAAGACGTTCCTCGACGAGGCCTGCGCCAAGAATGGACGCCGGCCGCTGACGCTGTCTCCCGACGCGCTGGCGGTGATGAGCGCCTACGACTATCCCGGCAACGTGCGCGAGCTGCGCAACCTGGTGGAGCGGCTGGCCATTCTGTGTGAGGGCCCCGTCGTCACCCGGACGGATGCGCTGGAGCTGTTGCCCCGGGGCCGGAACGTGCCGCCGCCCTCACCGGTGGAGACACCCGCGAGCCCCCTGCCCCCTCCTTCTCCCGAGACAGCCGTGGCCCTGGCGTCCAGCGCGCCCGCGCCCGCCATCGCCACCCCGGTGACGACCGAGCCTCCCGCGCCCGTGGGGTTCCGTCCTCGCGCGGACCGGACGTTCCGCGAGCAGGTAGAGGACGCGGAGCGAGAAATCATCCAGTACGTGCTTGCCCATACACATGACAACGTGACGGAAGCCGCGCGGTTGCTCGACCTGGAGCGTGGTCATTTTTACAAGAAGATGAAGGCACTGGGCTTGCGCCGCGGCCAGAGCGAATCCTGA
- a CDS encoding AzlD domain-containing protein, with protein sequence MTLLPILILAAGTYAFRLAGPLLSQRLQVSARVQGLLSLSAIALLTALVATATLTSNGGFSGWARPAGVLAGAVLAWRKLPFVVVVVGAAGVTALLRMSGVD encoded by the coding sequence ATGACGCTGCTCCCCATCCTGATTCTGGCGGCGGGCACCTATGCCTTCCGGCTCGCGGGCCCGCTGCTGAGCCAGCGCCTGCAGGTGTCCGCGCGGGTCCAGGGCCTGCTGTCCCTCTCCGCCATTGCGTTGCTCACCGCGCTGGTGGCCACGGCCACGCTGACGTCGAATGGGGGCTTCTCGGGTTGGGCACGTCCGGCGGGGGTGCTCGCTGGCGCCGTGCTGGCGTGGCGGAAGTTGCCCTTCGTCGTGGTGGTGGTGGGCGCGGCGGGTGTTACAGCTTTGTTGCGAATGTCAGGTGTGGATTGA
- a CDS encoding protein CrdC: MEPPGHVRGMLLCHAGPHRLAFHAHEVASIASPSGHAAASARRAFHETEGSARVLVSASGGAVGVDALEIDAEPHRVLPAPPVTVRASGGSLQGFVMARGELWPLVGLADFERFLRGHPGEGA; encoded by the coding sequence ATGGAGCCGCCGGGCCACGTCCGGGGAATGCTCCTGTGCCATGCCGGTCCCCACCGGCTCGCCTTCCATGCGCACGAGGTGGCCTCCATCGCGTCGCCCTCCGGGCACGCGGCGGCCTCCGCGCGCCGGGCCTTCCATGAGACGGAGGGTTCCGCCCGCGTGCTGGTGTCCGCCTCGGGCGGGGCAGTGGGCGTGGACGCGCTGGAAATCGACGCGGAGCCGCACCGGGTGCTGCCCGCGCCGCCGGTGACGGTGCGCGCGTCGGGGGGCAGCCTCCAGGGCTTCGTGATGGCGCGAGGAGAGCTGTGGCCCCTCGTGGGCCTGGCGGACTTCGAGCGCTTCCTGCGCGGGCATCCAGGGGAGGGCGCATGA
- a CDS encoding winged helix-turn-helix domain-containing protein — protein sequence MNAPFEQLATLDRLIHEPARLSLLTALAACDSADFLYLQGLTGLSKGNLSSHLSKLEEAGLVTVEKQFKGKTPHTLLRITDTGREAIERHWEQLEKLRNRAQRWVPEEGSG from the coding sequence ATGAACGCCCCCTTCGAACAGTTGGCCACGTTGGATCGGCTCATCCACGAGCCCGCCCGGCTGTCGCTCCTCACGGCCCTGGCCGCCTGTGACAGCGCGGACTTCCTCTACCTTCAAGGCCTCACGGGCCTCTCCAAGGGCAACCTGTCCAGCCACCTGTCCAAGCTGGAGGAGGCCGGCCTCGTCACCGTGGAGAAACAGTTCAAGGGCAAGACGCCGCACACCCTGCTGCGCATCACTGACACGGGGCGTGAGGCCATCGAGCGCCATTGGGAGCAGCTCGAAAAGCTGCGCAACCGCGCCCAGCGCTGGGTCCCCGAAGAGGGCAGCGGGTAG
- a CDS encoding pesticin C-terminus-like muramidase, translated as MTGIDRSSSSRSSQRESRVSGGDSARGLRNETNRREDARQPEKNQAKGYSVKDGWDSRPAHAAKQLQPAAEAQGVQAEGGVAAATEPDVDWDFIAEQEGRAVQDGYVPDATGSKSGVTVGTGVDLGARDMNDLDRLGLSDALKTKLEPYLGKQGQDAADFLAENPLNLTAEEVKELDRAVKGEALDNVVNEYNTEVERLNAADGGSRPKFAELPREMQTVIASVGFQYGSLKTATPNFFAQVTEQRWDDAKANLEDFGDRYPSRRGREADLLGEGIATLS; from the coding sequence ATGACTGGAATCGATCGCTCTTCGTCGTCGAGAAGCTCGCAGCGGGAATCGCGGGTGTCGGGAGGGGACTCCGCCCGCGGCCTCCGGAATGAGACGAACCGGCGTGAGGACGCGCGGCAGCCCGAGAAGAACCAGGCCAAGGGCTATTCGGTGAAGGACGGCTGGGATTCGCGCCCGGCCCACGCGGCGAAGCAGCTGCAACCGGCGGCCGAGGCCCAGGGCGTGCAGGCGGAGGGCGGAGTTGCCGCCGCGACGGAGCCAGACGTCGACTGGGACTTCATCGCCGAGCAGGAGGGCCGGGCGGTACAGGATGGCTATGTCCCGGACGCCACGGGGAGCAAGAGCGGTGTCACGGTGGGCACGGGCGTGGACCTGGGCGCCCGGGACATGAACGACCTGGACCGGCTCGGGCTGTCGGACGCGCTGAAGACGAAGCTGGAGCCCTACCTGGGCAAGCAGGGCCAGGACGCCGCGGACTTCCTTGCTGAGAACCCGCTGAACCTGACGGCGGAAGAGGTCAAGGAGCTGGACCGGGCCGTGAAGGGCGAGGCGCTGGACAACGTGGTCAATGAGTACAACACCGAGGTTGAGCGCCTGAACGCCGCGGACGGTGGAAGCCGGCCGAAGTTCGCGGAGCTGCCGCGGGAGATGCAGACGGTGATTGCCTCCGTGGGCTTCCAGTACGGCTCGCTGAAGACGGCCACGCCCAACTTCTTCGCGCAGGTGACGGAGCAGCGGTGGGACGACGCGAAGGCCAACCTGGAGGACTTCGGTGACCGCTATCCGTCGCGCCGTGGCCGCGAGGCGGATCTGCTGGGCGAGGGCATCGCGACCCTGAGCTGA
- the dgt gene encoding dGTP triphosphohydrolase, with the protein MGSEKKPVEEPAPVLSDMDALLQDERTDYDRDYDRIVFSAEFRCLHDKTQVFPLSTSDYTRTRLTHSIEASCVGRSLGNLAGRGLRARDVMVNPSHLGTIVAAACLAHDIGNPPFGHSGEAAIQHWVSQRLARPGAEVDGRKSPFEKVEQWQDLEAFEGNAQGFRILNRLQSRERRGGLRYTAATLGAMSKYPRASVLPGGRERDKGRVSEKKFGYFQDDEALALEAYRAVGLVEREAGVFSRHPLAFLVEAADDICYAVIDLEDSAKLGLIPIKDACELLDAVLPKPVKGPVRPPPSHPETRLAQARARAIGELIQACVKVFLENVEAMEEGRWEKPLASARDDVKKPLDAIRNLTRRYGYESERVLQIESAGFKTLGGLLDMFAMAVVTDTPNREEKKLRQLLPLDLFQRPEHVRDTAEEPASRDEAITEAVARLSKYQRLLCVTDYISGMTDGFAVELFQRLSGIKLPT; encoded by the coding sequence GTGGGCTCGGAGAAGAAGCCGGTGGAGGAGCCGGCGCCCGTCCTGAGTGACATGGACGCGCTGCTCCAGGACGAGCGGACCGACTACGACCGGGACTATGACCGCATCGTCTTCTCCGCGGAGTTCCGCTGCCTGCACGACAAGACGCAGGTGTTTCCGCTGTCCACGAGCGACTACACGCGCACGCGGCTGACCCACAGCATCGAGGCTTCCTGTGTCGGGCGCTCGCTGGGGAATCTGGCGGGGCGGGGGCTGCGGGCGCGGGACGTCATGGTGAATCCCTCGCACCTGGGCACCATCGTCGCGGCGGCGTGCCTGGCGCATGACATTGGCAATCCGCCCTTCGGCCACTCCGGGGAGGCGGCCATCCAGCATTGGGTGTCGCAGCGGCTGGCGCGGCCCGGTGCCGAGGTGGACGGGCGGAAGAGCCCCTTCGAGAAGGTGGAGCAGTGGCAGGACCTGGAGGCCTTCGAAGGCAACGCGCAGGGCTTCCGCATTCTCAACCGGCTCCAGTCGCGCGAGCGGCGGGGCGGCCTGCGCTACACGGCGGCGACGTTGGGGGCCATGAGCAAGTACCCGCGCGCGTCGGTGCTGCCGGGCGGGCGTGAGCGGGACAAGGGGCGCGTGTCTGAGAAGAAGTTCGGTTACTTCCAGGACGACGAGGCCCTTGCGCTGGAGGCGTACCGCGCGGTGGGGTTGGTGGAGCGGGAGGCCGGTGTGTTCTCCCGGCATCCTCTGGCGTTCCTGGTCGAGGCGGCGGATGACATCTGCTACGCGGTCATCGACCTGGAAGACTCCGCGAAGTTGGGGCTGATTCCCATCAAGGATGCGTGTGAGTTGCTGGACGCGGTGTTGCCAAAGCCGGTGAAGGGGCCGGTGCGTCCGCCACCGTCGCATCCGGAAACGCGGCTTGCGCAGGCGCGAGCGCGGGCGATTGGCGAGCTCATCCAGGCGTGCGTGAAGGTGTTCCTGGAGAACGTGGAGGCGATGGAGGAGGGGCGGTGGGAGAAGCCGTTGGCCTCCGCGCGCGACGACGTGAAGAAGCCGCTGGATGCCATCCGCAACCTCACGCGGCGCTACGGCTATGAAAGCGAACGCGTGCTCCAGATTGAGAGCGCGGGTTTCAAGACGCTGGGCGGATTGCTGGACATGTTCGCGATGGCGGTCGTCACCGACACGCCGAACCGCGAGGAGAAGAAGCTGCGGCAATTGCTGCCACTGGACCTCTTCCAGCGTCCGGAGCACGTCCGGGACACGGCGGAAGAGCCCGCGTCCCGGGACGAAGCCATCACCGAGGCGGTGGCCCGTCTGTCGAAGTACCAGCGGCTGCTGTGCGTGACGGACTACATCTCCGGCATGACAGACGGCTTCGCCGTGGAGCTGTTCCAACGGCTGTCAGGCATCAAGCTGCCGACGTGA
- a CDS encoding OmpA family protein, whose protein sequence is MRQISLLAGLSLAVAIMGGCTPSYPKCNEDEHCAEKGEVCVQGQCQECATDANCQEGFTCQANKCAPKPPECTTDSACGSGRICEAGKCAEAQCQQDTQCPGGGKCESGRCQVPENTCASSSDCGEGQECQAGQCVTASADRCDWSPVPFGFNESGLSADAQQRLSDLAQCLKSAPGRVTLAGHADERGTEEYNLQLSNRRAASVKRYLTDLGVPASRLGTVGYGETRPVNSASSEDAWSENRRVEFQR, encoded by the coding sequence ATGCGTCAGATTTCCCTTTTGGCGGGGCTCTCCCTCGCCGTCGCCATCATGGGCGGCTGCACCCCTTCCTATCCGAAGTGCAACGAGGACGAGCACTGCGCGGAGAAGGGCGAAGTTTGCGTCCAGGGCCAGTGCCAGGAGTGCGCCACCGACGCCAACTGCCAGGAGGGTTTCACCTGCCAGGCGAACAAGTGCGCCCCCAAGCCGCCTGAGTGCACCACGGACAGCGCCTGTGGCAGCGGCCGCATCTGCGAGGCCGGCAAGTGCGCCGAGGCCCAGTGCCAGCAGGACACCCAGTGCCCCGGCGGCGGCAAGTGCGAGTCCGGCCGTTGCCAGGTTCCCGAGAACACCTGCGCGTCCAGCTCTGACTGCGGCGAGGGCCAGGAGTGCCAGGCCGGCCAGTGCGTGACGGCCTCCGCGGACCGCTGCGACTGGAGCCCCGTGCCGTTCGGCTTCAATGAGTCTGGCCTGTCCGCGGACGCGCAGCAGCGTCTGTCCGACCTGGCCCAGTGCCTGAAGAGCGCTCCGGGCCGCGTCACCCTGGCGGGCCACGCCGACGAGCGCGGCACCGAGGAGTACAACCTCCAGCTCTCCAACCGCCGCGCGGCGTCCGTCAAGCGCTACCTGACGGACCTGGGCGTGCCGGCCAGCCGGCTGGGCACGGTGGGTTATGGTGAGACCCGCCCGGTGAACTCCGCTTCGTCCGAAGACGCGTGGTCCGAGAACCGCCGCGTCGAGTTCCAGCGCTAG